The sequence below is a genomic window from Wyeomyia smithii strain HCP4-BCI-WySm-NY-G18 chromosome 1, ASM2978416v1, whole genome shotgun sequence.
CACAAAATCGcaaaaaatttgaacaaaatcatCCAACACAACAAATCCTAACTGGGTTGTTTTTCCACTCCAGCCAAATGccgaaaaactgaaaacaaacCGTAAAAGATCTAAACTTGTGGATCCTAGAAACATGATCAACTCCAGAATATATCCCGAACACACGATCATGTACATTCTCCACATTAAATTTCCCTAAAACCGGTGAATCACGAATCACGATCTTCCCAGAATAAATTCCGAGCTTCTGACCGTATtccttttccacaaaaaaaaattttttttgtgaaaacccTCCAGAACCATGTTCCGAAACACtgttttttacgaaaataataaaattcaaaaaatatcgttaaagatttcattgaaatatttcaatcaaaatttttcaacaCCCCTCGTCATTCACACGATAACAACGTTCGTCGATCAAAGCGATATTGTTGTTCTGTCATTCCCTCAAAAAGCTCTGTCAACTACTCAAACCAAAACAACCATTCTCCTTCTAACCGCCAAAGAGAGCGTACACAAAACTGCCGAGTCTGtcaagtgtagtgaagttttacTCCGAGCAATCGCGTCTGTTGGAAGCCATTTTGTTTTTACGGTGTTCCACTGGATCACAGTAATAGATAGAGAAAaaaccttttttattttattattagctTATAAGGAAAAGAGAAAATACCATTTTTGCGAAGGTAATATTAGGTGATAGTTAGTTTTGTTGTTAGCGATAAGCAGTTGCCTATGCTTTAACAAGCATGGACAGCGATAGCACAAACCCCGAACCACCCGATAAAGTAAGAAACTGGGTTATACCCCTCTGCCCTCCACAACGGACGATGACATGGATGATTCAACTTTCCACGGATTCTCAGGCGAAGACTTTATAAGCAAATTCAACAAAATAGGAAACGACTGCAAGACAAAGTAACAAAAGAAACcgacaaaaaacgaaaaaaatcaaaaaaagacaaaaaaccaCTAACACAACCAAATACGAATACACAGACACAACCAGGATCAAACCTaaacacaaacacacaaacaccAGAATACGACCCACAAACACAGGTAACAAATCCCCAAATGCAACAAACCCCTAACACACGAACACAACCACAATCAGATTTACCAAAAGAAAATGTTTACATTAAAAACAACGCATACGCCAATTTCGGTaaaagaagaaacaaaaatactgGAACCCATGGAGGTAGGGAAATTCTTACATGACACCAACCTAGACCAATTCACTGAACTCAAAAAAGCAGGACAATACAGATACAATATAACAAtgacaatatcgcacgcttaaccttggggctaatgcggtctcgatcaactagattagtcgagacaattcgttatcgatattgttttttggcacattttgcatgtgtaggataagtacaacgatacaccgtgccccagtgctgagtcgagaaaatttccagctcgaaaagatcctcgactcgatcgggaatcgaacccgatatcacaaccgtgtgggagagctagccgaccgacatcgctaaccacagagccacggggaccaccaatACAGATACAAACTAGTGTATAAAAAACTACAAGATACAGAAAAAATACTAAACAACTCAGAGTTTTTGGGAAAGTATAACTACAAGGTCTATATTCCCAAAATGTTGACCGAGACAACCGGAGTTATTAAAGATGTATCAGTTAAACTTACAGAACAAGAAATTCGGCATAACGCCATATGCGACAAAAAGATCATTAGTGTCGAACGAATTAAGAGAAGAGAAGCTGAGAATCTGATAAACACACGTTCAGTCAAAATAACAGTCGAAGGACCAGAGTATGCTGCAAACCGGAAATCTACGTATATCCAGTGCGAATCTGTAAGAAATGCTGGCGACTTGGACACAAGGAGACAGCATGCAAAAGCAAGGAAACTTGCTTGAGATGCGGTAAGTACATCACAGCAGAACACGAAGGATGCGACAATTCAATACAAGCCAAATGTAAAAATTGTGGAAACAAACATCTACCTACAGACAAAAACTGCCCTGAACGCAAACGACGAGAATCCATTAAGGCCGCCATGATGCTAAATAAATTGACATTTGTTGAAGCCGCACAACTCTACCCGAAAACAACAAACAGATACGCAATATTGGAGTCTACCGACGAATTCCCAGAGTTGGAACGTCCAAATAGACGAATCCCAGGATACCGACAAGAGGTACAAAAACCAGAGCGCATAGATTACAGCAAAGTAATGGAAAGGCTCTTGAAGCCCAAACAAAAACCTGCTATCATCAGGAACATCTTcccacaagaaaaaaatatattagaaCAAGTGAGAACAATCACTAATAACCCGCATGCTGTGTCTGAAGCGGAGAAATTCCAAACGATGTCAAATCACCTGAATAACTTCTTCACAACATTACTTAACTACAACACTGAAAAAGCAACGGGCTCAGACCCGAGCACAGACGTTGTTTTGATAGAAATCGGCGACATGATTACAAGTTTAatggaaaaagttaaaaataaactcgataataaacaataataaatttTGTACCAAATCATGGATAATTTTACGGAAACCCTAAACATATCACAACTAAACATACACAGTTTAAGACCACTAACAAAAAGAGAAAGTATTAAAACATACCTAACTACTAAAaacatacatatttttttactaCAAGAAATTTGGAtcaaagaaaacgaaaaatataaatttctgaattatgcatttttaaaaaattgtagaacagATGGCTTCGGAAGAGCAGGAATACTAGTACACTCAACATTACAAGCAGAAGAAATCAAAATACCAAACGTCAACTTAGAACTAGTagcagtaaaaattaaaaatattaaaaaacccACCATTTTCATTTCCCTCTATATTCCCCCAGACTCCACACTAGGGGAAATAAAGACTCCACTAGAAAATCTAATTAATTATATACACAACAGTAATGTACCAATTATGCTAGGCGGTGACTTTAATGCTCACCACCCTCTTTGGGACAAAAACTCCAAGAAACCTGATGGTAGAGGAGAACTTTTAAGTGACCTACTAGAAAACAACGACATAGTATTTCTTAATACAGGAGTACCAACAAGATGGGAAGATATCCAACAAAACGCATCAGCGATAGACCTCACACTAACGACGTTAGATCTCGCATCAAAAGTCAATTGGGAAGTTAGCAATGAAAATTTAGGTACAGATCATAAACTGATAGAATGTGAAATCCTAAATTATAACAAATTCTCTCTTAACTCACCGCGTACTATAAGCAAAGGGAAAGCAATAcaaaatttgaatgaaattaatcCAGAAGAAATAACTGATATTAATAGTTTAGAAAACAACATTGAACATGCTTTAAACAAAGCAACATATACAATATACCCGAAAAGCAAAAAGAAGATAAAACCTTACTGGACAGAACAAATTAAAAAGTTGTACGAAGAGAAGaacaaaaaacacatttaatttAGGAAAAATTTACCCcagaaaatgaacaaaaattccAAAAAGCAGAGAGAGAATTTATACTCGAACTTATAAAAGAGGTAAACAAATATAGGAAAAATATGCTAGAAGAAATTAACGAAGAAACAAACGTTAACCATATGTGGGAAATAGTAAAAGCTATTTCGggtaatttcaaaaacaaaaacaatgctGAAATAATGTACAATGACCAATTGGCAAAAACATTCCTAGAAATAAACTTTGAAACTGAAAAACAAGATGAATGTGAGTTCACCAATAACACTGCAGATGAAGAAAGATATTGTAAAGGAATAGGTAGAAATAAAATGATCAGAACAATTATGAATAGGAAAGACAGCTCAGCAGGAGGTGGAAACCGATTA
It includes:
- the LOC129717680 gene encoding probable RNA-directed DNA polymerase from transposon BS isoform X3, coding for MDNFTETLNISQLNIHSLRPLTKRESIKTYLTTKNIHIFLLQEIWIKENEKYKFLNYAFLKNCRTDGFGRAGILVHSTLQAEEIKIPNVNLELVAVKIKNIKKPTIFISLYIPPDSTLGEIKTPLENLINYIHNSNVPIMLGGDFNAHHPLWDKNSKKPDGRGELLSDLLENNDIVFLNTGVPTRWEDIQQNASAIDLTLTTLDLASKVNWEVSNENLGTDHKLIECEILNYNKFSLNSPRTISKGKAIQNLNEINPEEITDINSLENNIEHALNKATYTIYPKSKKKIKPYWTEQIKKLYEEKNKKHI